A window of the Bactrocera neohumeralis isolate Rockhampton unplaced genomic scaffold, APGP_CSIRO_Bneo_wtdbg2-racon-allhic-juicebox.fasta_v2 cluster09, whole genome shotgun sequence genome harbors these coding sequences:
- the LOC126764114 gene encoding uncharacterized protein LOC126764114, translating into MKTVSKSKSNAERQRKFRQHNAEKSYMEIKTRKLCSNEDNIVRCSAVENIENVTLQENQFHSQQLHIYEQRNECITPEVILHRDTGIPGDGNCLFHSLISVLQLQIESCDLRNQLRDSPYLNSCHNPQEAYNILSSSNDYGDLDCLYLFSKMYNQNICVHYCFYNITTTNEDTIFCHFKANDTQNWIHLHLREQHFTPFYEVSDLFETVQDATQNEAHGDANIELYRDNYDEDPTEDNHNNHENEIEIDREDRIGENNMDFIDDGTIPVYTNYRKHSISHIDFYNKFTSNLFGHSCIICDRLWWKRDLKKSTSKHESILKTILQVI; encoded by the exons atgaaaacagtatcaaaatcaaaatcaaatgctgaaCGTCAAAGGAAATTTCGTCAACATAATGCAGAAAAATCTTACATGGAAAT aaaaacacGAAAATTGTGTAGTAATGAAGATAATATCGTGCGATGTAGCGCTgttgaaaatatagaaaatgtaacgttacaagaaaatcaatttcacaGCCAACAACTTCATATTTATGAACAGCGTAATGAATGCATTACTCCCGAAGTTATTCTACATAGAGACACAGGAATTCCTGGCGATGGTAATTGTCTATTCCACTCGCTCATAAGTGTTTTGCAACTTCAAATTGAGAGTTGTGACTTGAGAAATCAGTTACGCGATTCACCCTATTTAAACTCCTGCCACAATCCGCAAGAAGCATATAACATTCTATCAAGTAGTAATGATTACGGAGATTTGGATTGTTTGTACTTATTCTCTAAAATGTACaatcaaaatatttgtgtacattATTGTTTTTACAACATAACTACAACGAATGAAGACACTATCTTTTGTCATTTTAAAGCGAATGATACACAAAACTGGATTCATCTTCATCTTCGTGAACAACATTTCACACCTTTTTATGAAGTATCAGATTTATTTGAGACAGTACAAGACGCTACCCAAAATGAAGCCCATGGTGATGCCAATATTGAACTATATCGTGATAATTATGATGAAGATCCTACAGAAGATAACCATAACAAtcatgaaaatgaaattgagaTTGATAGAGAAGATCGAATTGGTGAAAATAATATGGATTTTATTGATGATGGCACTATTCCAGTTTATACAAATTATCGTAAACACAGTATAAGtcatattgatttttataacaaatttacgAGTAATTTATTCGGTCATTCTTGTATTATTTGCGACAGACTATGGTGGAAAAGAGACTTGAAAAAGTCGACCAGTAAACATGaaagtattttgaaaacaatattgcaggtaatttaa